One Indicator indicator isolate 239-I01 chromosome 21, UM_Iind_1.1, whole genome shotgun sequence DNA segment encodes these proteins:
- the CD59 gene encoding CD59 glycoprotein codes for MSKMNCILLTACLALVAFCSSGSALRCYHCENSPALCKTNSTCLPTEDTCLQMKFGKLRTSSCWKTSQCRMNDIAEFFQLDNFDFFCCQHDLCNKGAMTGADKAAFSVASVVTMLWLLL; via the exons ATGAGCAAGATGAACTGCATCCTGTTAAcagcctgcctggctctggTTGCTTTCTGTAGTTCTG GTTCTGCCCTAAGGTGTTACCACTGCGAGAACAGCCCTGCCTTGTGCAAGACCAACAGCACTTGCTTACCCACTGAAGATACCTGCTTGCAGATGAAATTTG GTAAATTgagaacttcctcctgctggAAGACATCCCAGTGCCGCATGAATGATATTGCTGAGTTCTTTCAGTTGGATAATTTTGACTTCTTTTGCTGCCAGCACGACTTGTGCAACAAAGGTGCAATGACTGGGGCTGACAAAGCAGCCTTCAGTGTTGCCTCTGTGGTGACCATGTTGTGGCTGCTTCTGTAG